The DNA sequence GGAGATCATCGGGAAGAAGCTGGGAGACCTTCTGGAGGATGCCGGAGCGATCGTGAAACTCGCGCAGAAGGCGATCAAGGAATCGAGGTCGTTCAGCGCCAAAGAGGTGGAAGTGAAGATGAACGGCCTCTCGAGGGTTGATCTGCGCATATCTCCCTTCTTCGTGGACGAAACATACGAGGGAGCGCTCCTCTCGATCCGCGAGAATGTCTCGATTATCGAGAAGGACGACTCCTCCTTTGACTCACTGGTATATCTCCTCGGCTCCATAGCCCATGAAATCAAAAACCCCCTCGGAGGCATAAAGGGGGCTGCACAGCTCCTGAGAAGGCGTCTCCTCGATCTTGAACGGGAGAAGGGGGCGCAGTTGTCCCCTTGTTTTATGAACGGGGACGATGAATACCTGAACCTCATCATACGGGAGACGGACAGGCTCAATGCGGTCCTCCAGAGTTACCTCACGATGAGCAGGAGACCCGCCCTGCACCCGATCAATATCCACGAGGTGATCGAGAAGGCGATTTCGATCATGAATATATCCTGCGAACATGGTAAAATAGTGGTGCATCGGTTCTACGACCCGAGCCTGCCGAGAGTCCTCGGGGATGAAGGAAAGTTGCTCCAGGTCTTTGTGAACATCATAAAGAACGGAGTCGAGGCGATGCCAAGGGGGGGGGATCTGAGCATCGTGACAAAACCATCAAACGAATATGCGGTGCAGGACGGCCAGACAAAGCGATGGGCCTTGATCTCGGTAGGCGACACGGGAAGCGGTATTCCGAAGCATGAACTCCAGAAGATATTTCTTCCCTTCTATACGAAGAAGAAACGGGGTACGGGGCTCGGACTGGCCCTTTCAAAGAAAATCATAAAAGACCATAACGGCTTCGTCAAGGTCGAGAGTCCTCCCCCGTCAGGCAAGGGCACGGCATTTCACCTCTATATACCCTTCTCTTGAAAAGAGGGGGGAGCAGACGGGCCGGCCGTCATCGCTGCTCCGGGGACATGCCGGCAGAAAGGTGAGTACTCGCTGCTGTCCGGCTTGCGGACATTTCCTGAAGAAGGATCCCCGACGAGCGGGAACGACAATCTCCCTTTGTGGGCATGTTAGAGGAACAGGAAACGCAAATAGAATCTATGGAAAAAGAGAAAGAGATCCTCATCATCGATGACGATGAATCAATAACCTGGGTCGTGAAGAAGGCGCTCGAACCCCTGCGGTATAAGATAGCATCGCACGGCCGGCTCACTTCCGGGCTTAAGGCGGTGAAGAACGATCCGCAACTCATCCTCCTTGACATCGTCCTTCCCGACGGCAACGGGCTCGATGCCTTGAAGGAGATCAGGTCGTCCTATCATGATGCAACGGTGATTATGATGACGGCCCACGGGAAGATGGAGAGCACCGTCGAAGCGATGAAAGAAGGCGCCTACGACTATATCGAGAAGCCCTTTGACATAGAAGAGCTCAAGATCATTGTCGAGAAGGCATTCAGGGATATGGCCATGAGGGAGGAGTTGAACAAGCTCCGCGTCGTCACCGCCGAGGCCGAAGAACCGATGATCATCGGGGGCAGCCAGAAGATGCTTAAGGTCTTCAAGAATATCGGCCGGGTTGCGTCCAAAGACATTACGGTCCTCGTCACCGGGGGAAGCGGTACCGGCAAGGAACTCGTGGCGAAGGCGATACACCACAACAGCAACAGGAGAACAGGGCCCTTCATCGCCATCAACTCCGCGTCGATCCCGAGGGATCTTCTCGAGGCTGAGCTCTTCGGCTGGGACAAGGGCGCCTTCACCGGCGCAAAGGAAAAACATCTCGGCAAGATAGAATCGGCTAACGGCGGCACGCTCTTCCTCGACGAGATATCAGAGCTCGATCTGAATTTGCAGGCAAAACTGCTGAGGTTCATGCAGGATAGGCAAGTGAGCCCCCTCGGGAGCAACAGGGTCATGGAGGCGGACGTGAGGATCATCGGGGCCACCAATCAGGATCTCAAGGATGCGGTGACAAAGGGCTCGTTCCGTGAGGACCTCTACTACCGCTTCAACGTTGTCCAGATAAAACTCCCCGCACTGAGGGAGCGGCGCGAAGACGTCCTGCCGCTCGCAAAGCACTTCCTGAAAGAGGCAGAGCATAAACTCGGGACCGGCAAGAAAGACCTCTCGAAAGATGCCCGGGAAGCCATGCTCAAACATGACTGGCCCGGCAATGTACGAGAGCTCGAGAACGCGATCAAGCGGGCCTGCGTCCTCTCAAACGGCGCGATTATAGAGAAACGGGATCTCTTCCTCGATGACGCCGCTTCCTGTTCGATCAAGGAATTCCTCGAGGAGAAGCTGAAGCGCTATCTCAAAGACATGGTAAAACTCGAAAACTCAAATCTCTATGAAACCGTCATCTCCGAGGTGGAGAAGGCGATCATCAAGATCGTGCTCGATGAGACAGAGGGGAACCAGCTGAAGGCCGCCAAGACCCTCGGCATCAACCGGAACACCCTCAGGGCGAAGATAAAGAGGTACAGGATAAAATAGGAGATCAGTGGAGGCGGACGCCGAACTCCGCTATCCTCGGTTTCACCAGCTTCAGGTAGTCCTTGCAGTTCATCTTGATCGATTCTATGTGGTTTCCCGCCTGGAAGAAGATCTCTTCGTCCTCGGATAAGGTTTTGTCTACAGAGACATCTAAACCATAAAGATTCCCGAAGGGCGGCATCGCACCTACCTCGCAGTCGGGAAAGAGGCCCCTGAACTCCTCTTCTGTGGCAAGACGCATCTCCCCCGCACCGAGGATTCCACTGAGTTTATCCATGTCGATCCGCCAGCTGGCCGGAAGCACAGCCATCGAAAATACCTCTCCGGCTTTCACCATAACCACCTTGGCCAGCTCTTTGCCCGGAACGTGGAGGACGGCAGCGATCTCCTGTGCCGTATAGACCTCCGAATGCCTCGCGACCTGATATTTTACGCCCGTCCTGTCGAGGAATTCTTTCAGTTTATCATTGACCATAAAACACTCCCTCCTTTCAGTTACAGTATAGACCCGAAACGAGGAAGGGGGAAGAGGTCGACCTAAAAGATATCCGGTTTGTCGCTCGCGATTCCGTCAACGCCCTTAGCCTGATATTCTTTCGCTTCCCGTCTCGTATTTATCGTCCAGACGATGACCTTGAGATTATGGCGGTGAGCGTCCTCAATGTTCCTGGTATGGGTAAACCGGTACAGAGGGATAAGGTATTGGGCATCGAGCCTCAGGGCGGCATCGATCGGATTCTTGAGCTTTGCGTAAATGAGACCGGTCTCGATCGTCTTATCCAGTTTCCTGACGGTCGAAAGAGCCTCTTCGTGAAAAGAGACGATGATCGCCCTGTCACGTAATCGTTCCTTCCTGATGACTTCCAGAACCGGTCTTTCATACCCGGGCTCTTTCAGTTCCACGAGTATCTTGTCGACGTTTCCGTCGACTATCTTCAGGGCCTCCTGGAGCGTCGGGATCCTGTCTCCGGTGGCATCTTTCAATTCCTTCAGGGTCGCCTCGTTTATCTTCATGTCCTTGCCGAAGACTTTCTTCAGGTTGTCGTCATGAATGACGACTAATTTCCGATCCTTCGATTCCCGCACGTCCATTTCGATCGCATTCACGTCCGACGCGATCGCCCTCTGAAAGCTTTCGAGGGTATTCTCCGTTTCGTATGCCCGCGCCCCGCGATGTCCGACCCTTAAGAACAGGATGTCCTCCACGTACGTCCGTTCAATCCCATTTCCATTTTAGCAACAAACGAATTGTCAGTCCATCCGCCGCACCACGCATTGATTTTCTTCTCTTTTTTGTGGTATAAATAACGGTTCTAGATTTCCCGCGAGGCTCGCGTCTTTCGGGAATCTTCTGCTCCTTGCTCTCACCCTTCGGGTGAGGGCTATTCCGCACGGCGGGCCGTCGGCTCCCTGCGGACCGGTTCTACCCGGAAATCCATAAGGAGGTTTTTCATGAATATCTACGAAAACATCGTGATCCTCAACGCATCCCTCTCGGACGAAGAGCTCGAAGCAGCCTCAGGAAAGATCAAGGACCTCATCACGAACGCGGGCGGCGAGCTACTGAAGGTAGAAGTTTGGGGAAGGAGAAAGCTCGCCTATGAGGTGAGGAAGCACAAGAAGGGATTCTACCTCTTTCTCCTCTTCCGTTCTGCGTCATCCTTCATCAAGAAGCTCGAAGACTACTATAAGGTCTATGACCCTGTCATAAAATACATGGTCATTAAGCTCGATAAGAAGATGATGAAAGGGGTGGTGCTCGCAAAACCTGAAGACGCGTCAGTTCCGAAGGGTGAAGGCTCCCCTGCTGAGTCCCCTTCCGCCGCTGCCGCAACAACAAGAAGCGAGGTATAGATGTACAATAAGATTATCTTGATAGGCAATCTCACGAAGGACCCTGAACTGAGATACACCCCCCAGGGAACACCGGTGGCCTCATTCAGGATAGCGGTGAACTCGAAGTATAAGCAGAGCGACGGCTTCAAGGAGGAGACGTTATTCATCGATATCGTCACCTTCGGGAAGCAGGCCGAGACTTGCAGCCAGTATCTGAACAAAGGGAGTTCCGTCCTCGCCGAGGGCAGACTCCAGGAGAGGAGATGGGAGTCCGAGGGCCAGCAGAGAAGCAAGGTCGAGGTCGTTGCCCAGACGATCAGGTTTCTCCCGAAAAGGTCCGACGCAAAGGGGCAGTCCCCTGCCGAAACGGATTCCACGCCTCCCGAAGAGATGACAGACCTCGAACCATTTTAGGATAATCATACGAGCGAAAGGAGAAAAGCGATGCAGCAGAAGAGATTCCAGAGAAGAAAATTTTGCAGATTCTGCGCCGAGAAATCGGAATATATCGACTATAAGGATGTGAAGATCCTGAGGAGCTATCTTACGGAACGGGGAAAGCTTCTGCCCCGGCGCATGACAGGGGTATGCGCGAAACACCAGCGTAGCCTCACCGAAGCCGTAATGAGGGCGCGGAACATCGCGATCCTCTCTTTTGTGGAAAAGTAGATGAGGATCCCGAAGACCTGGGTTCCCCTCATAACGAAGAGGATTGTCGATGACCTGCTCGCAAGAGATCTTATCGAGCCGAAGGTATCGAAAGAGCAGCTCTTCGCCGATGTGGAACGGCTCGTCATGGAAGAACTCATGGTTGAAGACAGGGTGAACAGCGAGGTCAGGGAGATACTCAAGAAATATACTTCCGAGATAGAAAAGGGGAGACTGGACTACCGGAAGATGTTCGAAATCACGAAGAAGAAGATCGTCGAAGAACGGGGCCTCATCCTTTGATGCTCTCGGACGACAAGATTTCCCATCTCACCCATGTCCTCCTCAAAGGATTGCTGAACGGAGGGAGCATCAAGGTTAAGGATGACGAGGGGAAGGTGAGACGGGAGATGAAGCGGGCGATCGTCTCTTTCCTCAGGGTCAGCGAGGACATCGACGAAACGGTCCGGAAGAAGATGCAGTCCTTTTCGAGAAAGATCGTCGAGGGAAGTCCCGAGTGGGAGGTGCTCTACAAGAAATTTTACAAGGAAGAGGCAGCAAGACGGGGCATGGCATCAGAGTAAGAAGGGTAATCCCTCCCTCTCTTCTCATCCTCTCCTTTGCAGGTATCATCTTTCATCTCGCCCGGAAATACCCGGTGCCGTGGTTTTCCCTCACCGTCCTCCTGATCGCTCTCTATTCTTACCTCTCCTTCCTCATGAAGAAGAAGGGCTACGTCTTTGAAACACTCTTTTCCTTCATGCTCCTCGTGGCCGGTCTCATCCAGTTCTT is a window from the Thermodesulfovibrionales bacterium genome containing:
- a CDS encoding ATP-binding protein, with protein sequence RQFQKFLRDPAAVINCLEDAILLLDKRTTVIFINKTAEEFLGKSQREIIGKKLGDLLEDAGAIVKLAQKAIKESRSFSAKEVEVKMNGLSRVDLRISPFFVDETYEGALLSIRENVSIIEKDDSSFDSLVYLLGSIAHEIKNPLGGIKGAAQLLRRRLLDLEREKGAQLSPCFMNGDDEYLNLIIRETDRLNAVLQSYLTMSRRPALHPINIHEVIEKAISIMNISCEHGKIVVHRFYDPSLPRVLGDEGKLLQVFVNIIKNGVEAMPRGGDLSIVTKPSNEYAVQDGQTKRWALISVGDTGSGIPKHELQKIFLPFYTKKKRGTGLGLALSKKIIKDHNGFVKVESPPPSGKGTAFHLYIPFS
- a CDS encoding sigma-54 dependent transcriptional regulator, with protein sequence MEKEKEILIIDDDESITWVVKKALEPLRYKIASHGRLTSGLKAVKNDPQLILLDIVLPDGNGLDALKEIRSSYHDATVIMMTAHGKMESTVEAMKEGAYDYIEKPFDIEELKIIVEKAFRDMAMREELNKLRVVTAEAEEPMIIGGSQKMLKVFKNIGRVASKDITVLVTGGSGTGKELVAKAIHHNSNRRTGPFIAINSASIPRDLLEAELFGWDKGAFTGAKEKHLGKIESANGGTLFLDEISELDLNLQAKLLRFMQDRQVSPLGSNRVMEADVRIIGATNQDLKDAVTKGSFREDLYYRFNVVQIKLPALRERREDVLPLAKHFLKEAEHKLGTGKKDLSKDAREAMLKHDWPGNVRELENAIKRACVLSNGAIIEKRDLFLDDAASCSIKEFLEEKLKRYLKDMVKLENSNLYETVISEVEKAIIKIVLDETEGNQLKAAKTLGINRNTLRAKIKRYRIK
- a CDS encoding YbaK/EbsC family protein; amino-acid sequence: MVNDKLKEFLDRTGVKYQVARHSEVYTAQEIAAVLHVPGKELAKVVMVKAGEVFSMAVLPASWRIDMDKLSGILGAGEMRLATEEEFRGLFPDCEVGAMPPFGNLYGLDVSVDKTLSEDEEIFFQAGNHIESIKMNCKDYLKLVKPRIAEFGVRLH
- a CDS encoding glycerophosphodiester phosphodiesterase gives rise to the protein MEDILFLRVGHRGARAYETENTLESFQRAIASDVNAIEMDVRESKDRKLVVIHDDNLKKVFGKDMKINEATLKELKDATGDRIPTLQEALKIVDGNVDKILVELKEPGYERPVLEVIRKERLRDRAIIVSFHEEALSTVRKLDKTIETGLIYAKLKNPIDAALRLDAQYLIPLYRFTHTRNIEDAHRHNLKVIVWTINTRREAKEYQAKGVDGIASDKPDIF
- the rpsF gene encoding 30S ribosomal protein S6, with the translated sequence MNIYENIVILNASLSDEELEAASGKIKDLITNAGGELLKVEVWGRRKLAYEVRKHKKGFYLFLLFRSASSFIKKLEDYYKVYDPVIKYMVIKLDKKMMKGVVLAKPEDASVPKGEGSPAESPSAAAATTRSEV
- the ssb gene encoding single-stranded DNA-binding protein; translation: MYNKIILIGNLTKDPELRYTPQGTPVASFRIAVNSKYKQSDGFKEETLFIDIVTFGKQAETCSQYLNKGSSVLAEGRLQERRWESEGQQRSKVEVVAQTIRFLPKRSDAKGQSPAETDSTPPEEMTDLEPF
- the rpsR gene encoding 30S ribosomal protein S18; protein product: MQQKRFQRRKFCRFCAEKSEYIDYKDVKILRSYLTERGKLLPRRMTGVCAKHQRSLTEAVMRARNIAILSFVEK
- a CDS encoding DUF507 family protein — protein: MRIPKTWVPLITKRIVDDLLARDLIEPKVSKEQLFADVERLVMEELMVEDRVNSEVREILKKYTSEIEKGRLDYRKMFEITKKKIVEERGLIL
- a CDS encoding DUF507 family protein encodes the protein MLSDDKISHLTHVLLKGLLNGGSIKVKDDEGKVRREMKRAIVSFLRVSEDIDETVRKKMQSFSRKIVEGSPEWEVLYKKFYKEEAARRGMASE